One stretch of Rosistilla oblonga DNA includes these proteins:
- a CDS encoding putative molybdenum carrier protein, translated as MTQAVFSHVPQRIVSGGQTGVDRGALDSAIALGIPHGGWCPRGRLSEDGQIPARYDLTEHASPRYKDRTLQNVLDSDATLILYCDTLRGGTRLTQRYAIDAGKPLLAVAIDVDWSLESVRRWLYQYQPLSLNIAGPRESNFPGVQVLSREAVLRIFDPSH; from the coding sequence ATGACCCAAGCCGTCTTCTCCCACGTTCCGCAACGCATCGTTTCGGGCGGGCAAACGGGAGTGGACCGCGGAGCGTTGGATTCGGCGATCGCGCTCGGAATCCCGCACGGCGGATGGTGTCCGCGCGGCCGGTTGTCAGAGGACGGCCAGATCCCGGCTCGCTACGATCTGACCGAACACGCATCCCCGCGTTACAAAGACCGCACGCTGCAGAACGTCCTCGACAGCGATGCCACTCTGATCCTCTACTGCGACACGCTGCGCGGTGGCACTCGGCTGACGCAGCGTTACGCGATCGATGCGGGCAAGCCGCTGCTGGCGGTCGCAATCGATGTCGATTGGTCGCTCGAAAGCGTCCGCCGCTGGCTGTACCAGTATCAACCTCTGTCGCTGAATATCGCCGGGCCGCGCGAGAGCAACTTTCCCGGCGTGCAGGTGCTCAGCCGCGAAGCCGTCTTGCGGATTTTCGACCCCAGCCACTGA
- a CDS encoding zinc-dependent alcohol dehydrogenase, whose protein sequence is MVTLTLSELSMLAGEIYQPNSIRLIDVPAAATASDVPAGQILFEPQLACLCGSDLLYYEADNPGYMPHVGQSLHEMIGRVVETTGDKFAVGDRVLAVPIEHYGFYGRYWVDQARAVAVDPRCSDAAAVLAQPLGTVLFALRRIPSVLARRVMLFGAGPMGQLFVRVLKLFGAAEIIVVDPVRDRLDLALAGGATQVIHGTAAQAAAEAASMPGGGPDLVIEAVGHRQQVLNECIAACRPEGEILFFGVPPIEANGIKLKEMFWKNLRMYTSVGPSFEIDFSLAMKMVAERTIDVEPLVSHRMPIDQIQEAYDMFATRREGAMKVFLDFPAYQA, encoded by the coding sequence GTGGTAACGCTAACGCTATCGGAACTCAGCATGCTCGCCGGTGAAATCTACCAACCCAATTCGATTCGTTTGATCGATGTGCCCGCTGCCGCGACAGCTTCGGATGTCCCAGCGGGTCAAATTCTGTTTGAGCCTCAGTTGGCCTGCCTGTGTGGCAGCGACCTTCTGTATTACGAGGCCGACAATCCCGGCTACATGCCTCACGTCGGCCAATCGCTGCACGAGATGATCGGTCGCGTCGTCGAGACGACTGGCGACAAGTTTGCCGTCGGCGATCGGGTGCTCGCTGTGCCGATCGAACACTACGGTTTCTATGGCCGCTACTGGGTCGATCAAGCCCGTGCGGTCGCCGTCGATCCGCGTTGCAGCGATGCCGCCGCCGTGCTGGCTCAGCCGCTGGGTACGGTTCTGTTTGCGCTCCGCCGGATTCCGTCGGTGCTCGCCCGCCGCGTGATGCTGTTTGGCGCCGGACCGATGGGACAGTTGTTCGTTCGCGTTTTGAAGTTGTTTGGTGCCGCGGAGATCATCGTTGTCGATCCGGTACGCGATCGCTTGGATCTCGCGTTGGCCGGCGGTGCGACTCAGGTGATCCATGGCACCGCGGCCCAGGCGGCTGCCGAAGCGGCCTCGATGCCCGGTGGCGGTCCCGATCTAGTGATCGAAGCGGTTGGGCATCGTCAACAAGTACTCAACGAATGCATCGCCGCATGCCGCCCCGAAGGCGAGATCCTGTTTTTTGGCGTGCCGCCGATCGAAGCGAACGGGATCAAGCTGAAGGAGATGTTCTGGAAGAATCTGCGGATGTACACCAGCGTCGGCCCCAGCTTTGAGATCGATTTCTCGCTGGCGATGAAGATGGTTGCAGAGCGGACGATCGATGTCGAACCGTTGGTATCGCATCGGATGCCAATCGATCAGATCCAAGAAGCGTACGACATGTTTGCTACGCGACGCGAGGGAGCGATGAAGGTCTTCCTCGATTTCCCCGCGTACCAAGCATGA
- a CDS encoding DUF6800 family protein encodes MSGSERRRELRRRRHRRKQVGKLTVKAGKASPAEKLEIARKLRRLTPGAEILIERLSLVS; translated from the coding sequence ATGTCAGGATCCGAAAGAAGACGCGAACTGCGTCGTCGTCGTCATCGCAGAAAGCAAGTTGGCAAGCTGACGGTTAAGGCTGGAAAGGCGAGCCCCGCTGAAAAGCTGGAAATCGCTCGCAAACTGCGTCGCCTGACCCCTGGTGCCGAAATTTTGATCGAACGTTTGAGCCTGGTCTCCTAG
- a CDS encoding ion transporter produces the protein MPTLKDIVERSNTPIGRVFDLSIQFFIILSLIAFSVETLPGLDPGWARLLHFFEIASITVFSVEYLVRLLVADRKIAFVTSFFGVVDLLAILPFYLSFGVDLRSIRALRLLRLFWMLKLVRYSRAIQRFHRAFLISREEIILFFFVTVILLYLASVGIYHFEHAAQPEAFASVFHCLWWAVVTLTTVGYGDVYPITAGGRIFTFAILLIGLGVVSVPAGLVASALAQAREMESE, from the coding sequence GTGCCCACTCTTAAAGACATCGTCGAACGTTCCAACACGCCGATCGGTCGCGTGTTCGATCTATCCATTCAGTTCTTCATCATCCTCTCGCTGATTGCTTTTAGCGTGGAAACGCTGCCGGGGCTCGACCCCGGATGGGCGCGTTTGCTCCACTTCTTCGAGATCGCATCGATCACGGTTTTTTCGGTGGAATACCTCGTCCGGCTGCTGGTTGCCGATCGTAAGATCGCTTTCGTGACCAGCTTTTTTGGCGTGGTCGACCTGCTTGCGATCTTACCGTTCTACCTTTCGTTTGGCGTCGACCTGCGTTCGATTCGAGCGCTCCGGCTGCTGCGACTGTTCTGGATGTTGAAACTGGTTCGCTACAGTCGAGCCATCCAACGGTTTCACCGCGCGTTCTTGATCTCGCGCGAGGAAATTATCCTGTTCTTCTTCGTGACGGTGATCTTGCTGTATCTCGCATCGGTGGGAATCTATCACTTTGAACACGCTGCCCAACCGGAGGCCTTTGCATCGGTGTTCCATTGCCTTTGGTGGGCCGTCGTCACGCTGACAACGGTTGGCTACGGAGACGTCTACCCGATCACGGCTGGCGGGCGAATCTTCACCTTCGCCATTCTGTTGATTGGCCTCGGCGTGGTTTCGGTTCCCGCTGGATTAGTCGCATCGGCACTCGCCCAAGCCCGCGAGATGGAGTCCGAATAG
- a CDS encoding amidohydrolase family protein, producing the protein MSKQYQNLIRSLFPAATKNSEKKASERASQSNNCRRSFLIRSVLATCFGCAVVAGTNVDANDQIPGAAQTTPIALVGGVVHTVDAGTLNNATVVFEKGKITQVGKKVVLPAKCRSIDVTGKHIYPGLMESMSNVGLSEIGSVRATVDTDEVGDENPNLRPWVAVNADSELIPVARAGGVLLASIAPKRGNIRGQSAVIQLDGWTYKDMLLRGDTGMLVSWRSYDSRRGSSTDRAKERDERLKGLSDRLETAARYAIARAARPDWTPVDLRFEALIPVLEGESPMIIDADDRREIEAAVAFCVARGIRPIIYGGYDAPECAPLLKKYDVPVIVHSTYRLPLRRDDPYDHPYTLPSRISKAGIRFAIGGPGSGSPGGGAAARNLPYHAAVAVSYGLPADQAIHAITLAPAEIMGVADRVGSITVGKDATLIVVDGDILQTESNVTDAYIGGAKVDLGSKHKTLADKYRKKYNQRSR; encoded by the coding sequence ATGAGCAAGCAATACCAAAACCTTATCCGTTCACTCTTCCCTGCGGCGACCAAGAACTCTGAAAAGAAGGCCAGCGAGCGTGCGAGTCAGTCCAATAACTGTCGACGCTCATTTTTGATCCGATCCGTGCTGGCGACTTGCTTCGGTTGTGCGGTGGTTGCTGGGACAAACGTCGACGCAAACGATCAGATTCCCGGAGCGGCTCAAACGACGCCGATCGCATTGGTCGGTGGCGTGGTCCATACTGTCGACGCGGGGACGTTGAACAATGCCACGGTGGTCTTTGAGAAGGGGAAGATCACCCAAGTCGGGAAGAAAGTCGTTTTGCCTGCGAAGTGTCGATCGATCGATGTCACTGGAAAACACATCTACCCGGGGTTGATGGAGTCGATGTCGAACGTGGGGCTGTCAGAAATTGGTTCTGTGAGAGCGACTGTCGACACCGACGAAGTGGGTGACGAAAACCCGAACCTTCGCCCGTGGGTTGCTGTGAACGCCGACAGCGAGCTGATTCCTGTCGCCAGGGCTGGCGGAGTGCTACTTGCGTCGATCGCGCCGAAGCGAGGCAATATTCGAGGGCAATCGGCTGTGATTCAGTTGGACGGATGGACCTACAAAGACATGTTGCTTCGTGGCGACACGGGGATGTTGGTTTCCTGGCGTTCCTACGATTCCCGCAGAGGCAGTTCGACCGATCGCGCCAAAGAACGCGACGAGCGTTTGAAAGGATTGTCGGATCGTTTGGAGACCGCCGCGCGGTATGCGATCGCTCGCGCTGCGAGACCCGATTGGACGCCTGTCGATCTGCGCTTCGAAGCTCTGATTCCCGTGCTGGAAGGTGAGTCGCCGATGATCATCGACGCCGATGATCGCCGTGAAATCGAAGCCGCCGTTGCGTTCTGTGTGGCGCGTGGAATTCGCCCCATCATCTACGGTGGCTACGATGCGCCCGAATGTGCGCCGCTGTTAAAGAAGTACGACGTTCCGGTTATCGTTCACTCGACCTATCGGCTGCCGCTGCGACGCGATGATCCCTACGATCATCCGTACACTCTGCCCAGCCGAATCAGCAAAGCAGGGATCCGGTTCGCAATCGGTGGCCCTGGTTCGGGAAGTCCTGGCGGCGGCGCGGCCGCTCGCAATTTGCCCTACCATGCAGCCGTTGCAGTCTCTTACGGACTGCCCGCGGATCAGGCGATCCACGCGATCACCTTGGCTCCCGCCGAAATCATGGGCGTCGCCGATCGCGTTGGTTCGATCACCGTCGGCAAAGACGCGACGCTGATCGTCGTTGACGGCGACATCTTGCAGACGGAATCCAATGTCACCGACGCCTACATCGGTGGTGCAAAAGTTGATTTGGGGAGCAAACACAAAACGTTGGCTGACAAATATCGCAAGAAGTACAACCAGCGTTCGCGTTAA
- a CDS encoding amidohydrolase family protein — protein MLLCETRTLRVARCVVFLLVLAGQSLCLAQDPADTRPVVGLRENPPDTVFLKDGRVVIRPGQVIPSASILIRGKSIVAVGSDIQPPPGAHVIDCSDKSIYAGLIDAFGEIAVAPPQSNGTGHWNGYVLPRRSAADGIDEISNISEYRSQGVAMRLLAPRGAIVKGRSSLVMLDKKSGATLIDDAVAQHLQLTVPRDRRRDSYPNSPMGAVALLRQTFSDADWYTKAWEAYRSKPTLPRPERNDALATLADEMRGGRFIVDAPNERMAVRAEELANEFALNMTLRGSGREYRDLDAIAASGRMLLVPVNFPTAPDVSSEAQAADIELRDLLHWHFAPENPLRLEQAGATFCLTSDGLSDPKSFLKNIRVAVRRGLSPEVALASLTTTPAKWLGIDETCGAIQVGGLANLIVTDGELFEDETRVLETWVAGERFEFSANGPNTPDLLIGDWTTKIKIGRKGVPVELHLARKKGKWSGNISHRSKSKPSDAEVEESDDKPAADQSKKENATAELKKIARAVDRMTAWVDLSQADSKLPAGPSRITMITVEEEDLISVFSTLSLPDGETQDLKWKRAKQKKTTPDTKTADDEGDDGEKSDNGSEPVSDDASPLDAITVNYPLGGFGVTGAVPVEPMVLFRNATVWTCGDQGVLNHADVLVIDGKIDSVGNALEVPEGCRVVDATGKHLSPGLIDCHSHMGTDGGINESGQAVTAEVRVADFIDNSDINIYRQLAGGVTSSNILHGSANPIGGQNQVIKLRWGDSMQAMKMASAPAGIKFALGENVKQSNRSAAQTRYPSSRMGVEQLFRDRFQAAKEYSEQQRRWQAGQRDGLPLRRDFELEAIVEILNGQRWIHCHSYRQDEIVAFLDLLDQFDITIGTLQHVLEGYKVADRLREHGAMASAFSDWWAYKFEVYDAVPYNGAIMHDEGIVVSFNSDDRELARHLNTEAAKAVKYGGVSEEEALKFVTLNPAKQLRIDDRVGSITPGKDADLVLWSGPPLSTLSRCEQTWVDGRPMFTLESDQRLRKRDAEWRSMLIARILDKNYGSGGSDKKEIEEEDRWLRYDEYCHGHDDHDHAHHNHNHNESVHRHAEARR, from the coding sequence ATGTTGCTTTGCGAAACGAGGACGCTCCGCGTCGCCCGATGTGTCGTTTTCTTGCTGGTGCTTGCCGGTCAGTCGCTATGCCTCGCACAGGATCCGGCGGATACACGCCCGGTTGTCGGTTTGCGCGAGAATCCGCCCGACACCGTGTTCCTGAAAGATGGCCGTGTTGTAATCCGCCCAGGCCAGGTGATTCCTTCGGCGTCGATCTTGATCCGTGGCAAGTCGATCGTTGCGGTCGGAAGCGACATCCAACCGCCGCCCGGCGCGCATGTGATCGACTGTTCCGACAAATCGATCTACGCCGGTTTGATCGACGCGTTTGGCGAGATCGCTGTCGCTCCGCCGCAATCCAACGGCACCGGCCACTGGAATGGCTACGTCCTGCCGCGTCGATCGGCGGCCGATGGGATCGATGAGATTTCCAATATCTCCGAGTACCGTTCTCAAGGCGTGGCGATGCGGTTGCTCGCTCCCAGAGGAGCGATCGTCAAAGGCCGCAGCAGTTTGGTGATGCTCGACAAAAAATCGGGGGCGACCCTGATCGACGACGCCGTCGCACAACATCTGCAACTAACTGTCCCAAGAGATCGCCGTCGCGACAGCTATCCAAATTCACCGATGGGAGCCGTCGCGCTTTTGCGACAGACGTTTTCCGATGCCGATTGGTACACCAAGGCTTGGGAAGCGTATCGGTCCAAACCGACGCTTCCCCGCCCGGAGCGCAACGATGCACTCGCAACGTTAGCTGATGAAATGCGTGGTGGCCGATTTATCGTCGACGCTCCCAACGAACGCATGGCGGTGCGGGCTGAAGAGTTGGCCAACGAGTTTGCATTAAATATGACGCTGCGAGGTTCGGGGCGTGAATATCGCGATCTCGATGCGATAGCGGCCAGCGGAAGAATGTTGCTGGTTCCTGTCAATTTCCCCACTGCTCCCGATGTCTCTTCCGAAGCCCAAGCTGCTGACATCGAACTGCGTGACCTGCTGCACTGGCACTTTGCACCGGAGAATCCGCTGCGTCTGGAACAGGCCGGTGCAACGTTTTGTTTGACGTCCGATGGTTTGAGCGATCCCAAGTCGTTTCTGAAGAACATACGCGTGGCAGTCCGTCGCGGGCTTTCGCCCGAAGTGGCGCTGGCGTCGCTGACAACCACGCCAGCCAAGTGGCTGGGCATCGACGAAACGTGTGGAGCGATTCAAGTCGGCGGACTCGCCAATCTGATCGTGACCGATGGCGAACTGTTCGAAGACGAAACGCGTGTGCTTGAAACGTGGGTCGCAGGGGAGCGTTTCGAGTTCTCCGCCAATGGACCGAATACACCGGATCTTTTGATCGGAGATTGGACGACGAAGATTAAGATCGGCCGCAAGGGAGTGCCTGTCGAGTTGCACTTGGCGAGGAAGAAGGGCAAATGGTCGGGGAACATTTCACATCGCAGCAAGTCGAAACCATCGGATGCGGAAGTCGAAGAATCGGATGATAAACCGGCGGCCGACCAATCCAAGAAGGAGAACGCGACGGCGGAGCTCAAAAAAATCGCTCGCGCTGTCGATCGGATGACTGCCTGGGTCGACCTTTCTCAAGCGGACAGCAAGCTGCCCGCGGGACCTTCTCGAATCACCATGATCACCGTTGAGGAGGAGGATTTGATTTCCGTATTCTCCACGCTTTCGCTGCCCGATGGCGAAACGCAAGACTTGAAGTGGAAGCGTGCCAAGCAAAAGAAAACAACGCCTGACACCAAGACCGCCGACGACGAAGGAGATGATGGCGAGAAGAGCGACAACGGATCCGAACCGGTATCCGATGACGCCAGTCCTCTCGACGCAATTACTGTCAATTACCCGCTGGGCGGCTTTGGAGTGACGGGCGCGGTCCCGGTGGAACCGATGGTGCTGTTTCGAAATGCGACCGTTTGGACGTGTGGCGATCAAGGCGTGTTGAACCATGCCGACGTGTTGGTCATCGATGGCAAAATCGATTCGGTGGGGAACGCTCTCGAGGTCCCCGAGGGTTGCCGCGTGGTCGATGCAACGGGCAAGCACCTGTCGCCCGGTTTGATCGATTGCCACTCGCACATGGGAACCGATGGTGGAATCAACGAGTCGGGACAAGCGGTGACGGCCGAAGTACGAGTCGCCGACTTTATCGACAATTCCGACATCAATATCTATCGACAGCTTGCTGGCGGAGTGACTAGCAGCAACATCTTGCACGGATCGGCGAATCCGATCGGCGGGCAAAACCAAGTCATCAAACTGCGTTGGGGCGATTCGATGCAGGCGATGAAGATGGCTTCCGCACCTGCCGGGATCAAATTCGCATTGGGTGAAAACGTCAAGCAGAGCAATCGCTCCGCGGCTCAAACCCGATACCCGTCGAGCCGGATGGGGGTGGAGCAGTTGTTCCGCGATCGATTCCAAGCTGCCAAGGAATACAGTGAACAACAGCGGCGGTGGCAGGCCGGGCAACGCGACGGATTACCTCTGCGTCGCGATTTCGAGCTGGAAGCGATCGTGGAAATCTTGAACGGTCAGCGGTGGATTCATTGCCACAGTTATCGCCAAGATGAAATCGTGGCATTCCTCGACTTGCTGGATCAATTCGATATCACGATCGGAACGTTGCAACATGTGCTGGAAGGCTACAAGGTTGCGGATCGATTGCGTGAGCATGGCGCCATGGCTTCGGCGTTTTCGGATTGGTGGGCCTACAAGTTCGAGGTCTACGATGCGGTTCCTTACAACGGAGCGATTATGCACGATGAAGGTATCGTCGTGTCGTTCAACAGCGACGATCGCGAGCTGGCTCGCCATCTCAATACCGAAGCTGCCAAAGCGGTCAAATATGGTGGCGTTTCGGAGGAAGAGGCACTCAAATTCGTCACGCTTAATCCTGCCAAGCAGCTCCGCATCGATGACCGCGTGGGGTCGATAACGCCTGGAAAAGATGCGGATCTCGTGTTGTGGAGCGGCCCGCCGCTGTCGACTCTATCTCGCTGTGAACAAACCTGGGTCGATGGACGCCCGATGTTTACGCTCGAAAGCGACCAACGACTTCGGAAGCGCGATGCCGAGTGGCGGTCGATGTTGATCGCCAGGATCTTGGATAAAAACTATGGCAGCGGCGGTTCCGACAAGAAGGAGATCGAGGAGGAAGACCGTTGGTTGCGATACGACGAATATTGTCATGGTCACGACGACCATGATCACGCTCACCACAATCACAACCATAACGAGTCCGTACACCGCCACGCGGAGGCACGACGATGA
- a CDS encoding beta-galactosidase, which translates to MVHRLASQRFQLPECFSGGGARNRRPGEAGGIRIPTVHNPKGFRDEIRIWIRTDPAYDNFFRIGRNAFQQRRKKIAKPYGVFSSKVTPKSAIHPLCKGLLLRTSWSKLEPQQGRYDFSDIDRQIEMATRGNRNAESLAFSLAISAGLGGSAQGPNYPAWLIDEGVETMPIQFRGKEGLVPKMWDPRFQKRLKELADAVSQKFANDNRLQLVYVPQATANGVEGHFNGTSYAVLTRSGLTADVWVGAVKQAAMAFADAFDTCAIAVEVHEVLGSPEIPMRILTELNQDPRYGDQIGAGMWWISGGTRYQPALVRALKNYPGDIYGQIIGNSSQPYRFGDKSGDFTTVYRQAIELEVRYLEAWNFEFDFNTQDQNIENFNKYAHEKYAMGIANPRTPSFVKPKVTTQGFRRLRQRPQR; encoded by the coding sequence GTGGTTCATAGATTGGCGAGCCAAAGGTTCCAGCTTCCAGAGTGCTTTTCAGGCGGGGGAGCAAGGAATCGGCGGCCAGGCGAGGCCGGAGGCATTCGAATTCCCACGGTACACAACCCAAAAGGCTTCCGCGATGAGATTCGCATTTGGATTAGGACTGATCCTGCTTACGACAATTTCTTCCGCATCGGGAGAAACGCGTTCCAGCAGAGACGAAAAAAAATAGCAAAGCCTTACGGAGTGTTTTCGTCGAAAGTCACTCCAAAGTCAGCAATTCATCCGTTGTGCAAAGGCCTGCTGCTCAGGACGTCGTGGAGCAAGCTGGAACCACAGCAGGGACGCTATGACTTTTCTGACATCGATCGCCAGATCGAAATGGCCACTCGAGGAAACAGGAATGCAGAGTCCTTAGCGTTCAGCCTTGCCATCTCTGCGGGGCTCGGTGGAAGCGCGCAAGGCCCCAATTATCCCGCCTGGCTGATCGACGAGGGGGTTGAAACGATGCCGATCCAGTTCCGCGGGAAAGAGGGGCTTGTTCCCAAAATGTGGGACCCTCGGTTTCAAAAGAGGCTAAAAGAACTGGCCGATGCGGTGAGCCAAAAATTTGCGAACGACAACCGGCTCCAACTTGTCTACGTCCCTCAAGCGACAGCCAACGGAGTGGAAGGGCATTTCAACGGCACCTCCTATGCCGTACTAACAAGAAGCGGTCTTACCGCCGATGTCTGGGTAGGTGCTGTGAAACAAGCGGCGATGGCATTTGCCGACGCGTTTGACACGTGTGCCATTGCGGTCGAGGTGCATGAAGTTCTGGGATCGCCCGAAATCCCCATGCGGATCTTAACCGAGCTAAACCAAGACCCAAGATATGGAGACCAAATCGGCGCCGGGATGTGGTGGATCTCGGGTGGAACAAGGTATCAGCCCGCTCTGGTTCGGGCGTTGAAGAACTATCCGGGAGATATCTACGGACAGATTATAGGCAACTCATCTCAACCCTATCGTTTTGGAGACAAATCGGGAGACTTCACCACCGTCTACCGCCAAGCAATCGAATTGGAGGTCAGGTATCTGGAGGCCTGGAACTTTGAGTTTGACTTCAATACTCAAGATCAAAACATCGAGAACTTCAACAAATACGCGCATGAAAAGTATGCCATGGGGATCGCCAATCCACGCACCCCGTCGTTCGTCAAGCCGAAGGTCACGACACAAGGATTCCGAAGGCTACGCCAACGACCGCAGCGATGA
- a CDS encoding type II toxin-antitoxin system RelE/ParE family toxin has translation MKCVTGGMAKLPLEFHPDARLEALEAYDWYAERSQRVAHTFHDELQNAGRAIEDNPDRWESYLLGMHRYLMKRFPYVIVYRVATDRIEILAVAHGRRKPGFWKERLKTD, from the coding sequence GTGAAATGCGTGACCGGCGGCATGGCTAAACTACCACTGGAATTTCATCCAGATGCTCGTCTGGAAGCTCTGGAAGCATACGACTGGTACGCTGAGCGCAGCCAACGGGTCGCCCACACGTTTCACGATGAGCTCCAAAATGCGGGGCGTGCGATTGAGGATAATCCCGATCGCTGGGAAAGCTATTTGCTGGGAATGCATCGCTACCTGATGAAACGCTTCCCGTACGTCATTGTCTATCGTGTGGCAACGGATCGGATAGAAATCTTGGCCGTTGCTCACGGCAGGCGGAAGCCCGGATTTTGGAAGGAGCGATTGAAAACCGATTGA
- a CDS encoding addiction module protein produces the protein MNTQSQQLLESALSLPESDRAEIAASLIHSLDAESDEDADAAWAAEIQRRVESIDNGQVNLIPWDDVMREMRDRRHG, from the coding sequence ATGAACACTCAATCTCAGCAGCTCTTGGAATCCGCTTTGTCGTTGCCGGAATCTGATCGCGCCGAAATCGCTGCGTCACTCATCCACAGCCTTGATGCGGAAAGCGACGAGGATGCCGACGCCGCGTGGGCTGCGGAGATACAACGCCGTGTCGAGTCGATTGACAATGGTCAGGTGAATCTCATCCCCTGGGATGACGTGATGCGTGAAATGCGTGACCGGCGGCATGGCTAA
- a CDS encoding ribbon-helix-helix domain-containing protein: protein MNLNLPSEVNDFVKGLVAEGRFTSEEDAIVEGVKLLMGREQLRGEIQKGIKQLDAGEFYDEETVFNEVEAEIAKVEAEQQGS from the coding sequence ATGAATCTCAATCTGCCGAGCGAAGTCAACGATTTCGTGAAAGGTCTTGTCGCCGAAGGAAGATTCACCTCAGAGGAGGATGCCATTGTCGAGGGCGTAAAGCTGCTGATGGGACGCGAACAATTGCGCGGTGAGATTCAAAAGGGTATCAAGCAACTGGATGCCGGTGAATTCTACGATGAAGAAACCGTGTTCAATGAGGTCGAAGCGGAGATTGCTAAGGTAGAAGCCGAACAGCAAGGAAGCTGA
- a CDS encoding type II toxin-antitoxin system RelE/ParE family toxin, with amino-acid sequence MPRLRYSAESKEDLKLIARFIARDKPVAARQWVQKLREKCRLIAKHPDVGDARPEFGDDIRSTYVGSYVIVFRRVEGFLEIVRVIRGDVDEPQI; translated from the coding sequence ATGCCGAGACTTCGGTATTCTGCGGAATCGAAAGAAGACCTCAAGCTGATCGCTCGATTCATCGCACGCGACAAACCGGTAGCCGCCCGACAATGGGTGCAGAAGCTGCGCGAGAAATGTCGTTTGATAGCCAAACATCCTGATGTGGGCGACGCGCGTCCGGAATTCGGCGATGACATTCGATCCACGTACGTTGGCAGCTACGTGATAGTCTTTCGGCGAGTCGAAGGATTCTTGGAGATTGTCCGCGTCATTCGAGGCGATGTTGACGAACCGCAAATCTAG
- a CDS encoding type II toxin-antitoxin system RelE/ParE family toxin — protein MRRSNCCGPIHVWGQRYEPIVDREVRETLYGHYRIAYLIVNEQRVEILGIFHGAMDIERYLQ, from the coding sequence ATGAGAAGATCCAACTGCTGCGGGCCCATCCACGTTTGGGGGCAACGCTACGAGCCAATTGTCGATCGGGAAGTCCGCGAAACACTCTACGGGCACTACCGCATTGCTTACCTGATTGTCAATGAACAACGCGTCGAGATTCTCGGCATCTTCCACGGCGCGATGGATATCGAGCGCTACTTGCAATGA
- a CDS encoding ankyrin repeat domain-containing protein, with protein MNDVQKHAFELRLDDLRKSASKNHDLSGCMLAACSAHDPSPETQTAVIQFLIASGISVNETDKNGVTPLHRAVRFRSLNAVELLIAAGADVNAADRRSQSTPLHRAVTNSGAPATAGKADVAVSIVQSLLAHGADPNSKNKSGKAPTEYRMGAAMSLAFSQ; from the coding sequence GTGAATGATGTGCAAAAACACGCGTTTGAGTTGCGGCTTGATGATTTGCGAAAATCCGCGTCCAAAAACCACGATCTATCTGGGTGCATGCTGGCTGCTTGCTCAGCCCATGACCCTTCGCCGGAGACGCAAACTGCGGTGATTCAGTTCTTGATTGCTTCTGGCATTTCCGTAAACGAAACCGACAAGAATGGGGTAACACCTCTGCATCGTGCCGTTCGGTTTCGCAGCCTTAACGCAGTTGAACTCCTCATAGCTGCGGGGGCGGATGTCAACGCAGCCGACCGAAGGTCTCAGTCAACGCCACTCCATCGGGCCGTCACAAACTCAGGTGCGCCTGCGACCGCAGGAAAAGCGGATGTGGCTGTTTCAATTGTCCAGTCGTTGTTAGCACATGGTGCTGACCCAAACTCGAAGAACAAATCAGGCAAAGCCCCAACTGAGTATCGGATGGGAGCCGCGATGTCGCTCGCGTTTAGCCAGTAG